The nucleotide sequence GCCTGGCTCCGCAGGTCAACGGGGGTCAGGAGAATGCTGACGCTATTGCTGCCGAGCTTGCCGCCATCGAGGAGCTCCGGGCGCCACTCGAGCTCGAGAAGGTAGACCTGGCCGACTATGTCGCGGTTTTCTACCCCGGTGGGCACGGACCGATGGAGGATCTCGCTGTTGATCCGACCTCCGGCCGGCTGCTGGTCGAGGCCTTGGCGTCCGGCCACCCGCTCGGCATCGTCTGTCACGCGCCCGCCGCCCTCCTGGCGACCGAGGGTGCCGACGGTTCGGTGTTCAGCGGCTACCGCCTGACGGGATTCACCAACGCGGAGGAGACGCAGGCCGGCCTGGCCGACAAGGCCAAGTGGCTCCTGCAGGACCGTCTCGTCGCACTGGGTGCGGACTTCCGCGAGGGTGCGCCCTGGGCGGAGCACATCGAGGTCGACCGCAACCTCTACACCGGGCAGAACCCGGCCTCCTCGGCCGCTCTGGCCGCTGAAATGGTGAAGGCGCTGCAGGTCGCATGACGAACGACCGGCTGGGGGAGGTGCTCGACGCCACGTACGAGTGCCTCACCCGGTACGGCGTCCGGCGGACGACCGTAGAGGACATCGCCGCCGCCGCCGGGATGTCCAGGACCGCTGTCTACCAATATGTCCGGAGCAAGGACGACGCGTTCCGGCGACTTGCCGTCCGGCTGCACGAGCGTGCGCTGGTGCTCTCCCGCGAGGCGTCGGTGGGTGACGATCCCGACCGCGAGCGCCCCATGGGTGAGCGGATTCGTGGGGTGCTGGAAGCAAAGATGAACCTGGTGGTCGCTCTGGCGGGCGACTCTCCGCACACTGCGGAACTGCTGGACCAGAAGGCGCGCCTGTTCGGCGACATCTGTCACCAGTTCAGCCAGGACATCCACGGGTTGCTGGTGGACCTGTTCGATGCCGCACCCGTCCGTGGAGTGACGCCGGTCGAAGCTGCGGACATCTGCATGGCGTTGGTGATCGGCCTGGAAGGCGCGAACCATCCGGCGCCGTTGCTGAGCGCGGGCATCGGAGCACTGCTCGAGGCCTGGAACGTGGTCCCACGGTCAGGCGGCCTCCTGGCGGAGGCCGCCTGTGCCGGGTGATGCCGGATCAGCCGACGGGCGGTGTTACCGGACCGTCGGTGTCCGGCGGCGCACCAGCGTCAGTCCCAGTCCGCCGATGAGCATCAGGGCCAGCGCCAGGAACAGCAGGGTCGTGATGGGCGACCCGGTGTAGGCCAGTGGCGCCGTCGAGAGTACCGCAGTCGCCACGGGAGTGGCGGCTGCCATGGGTGCGGCGGCCTGAGCAGCCGCGACGACGGCTACGGGCTGGCTGAAACTGACTGCGTCGACCTGCACGGTTGGGTCGGTCGGAACCCGGACCGGGTGGGTCGGGTGTACCGGCGTGACCGGGTGGGTCGGGTGGGTCGGGTGGGTCGGGGTGCCCGGAGTGCCCGGAGTGACAGGGGTGCCTGGCGCAACCGGGCCGACCGGGGTGCCGGGACCGACCGGCGTGACCGGGGTGACCGGAGCCGGCTGACCGCAGGTGCTGGTGGAGTTGCCCAGGACGCCGGCGGAGGTGCCGCAGACGCTGATCGGGGCGTTCACAGGGGCCCCCGGGGTGCTGCCGGTGTTGTTGGTCGGGGTGGATTCGCAGGTGCTGGTGGAGTTGCCCAGAACGCCGGCGGAGGTGCCGCAGACGCCGATGGGGGCGTTCACCAGGGTCCCCGGGGTCCTAGTCGTGCTGCCCGGGGTGGATCCGCAGTTGCTGGTGGAGTTGCCCAGGACGCCGGCGGAGGTGCCGCAGACGCTGATCGGGGCGTTCACAGGGGCCCCCGGGATGCTGCCGGTGTTGTTGGTCGGGGTGGATCCGCACGTGCTGGTGGAGTTGCCCAGGATGCCGGCGGAGGTGCCGCAGACGCTGATGGGGGCGTTGGCGAGGGTCCCCGGGGTCCTAGTCGTGCTGCCCGGGGTGGATCCGCAGTTGCTGGTGGAGTTGCCCAGGATGCCGGCGGAGGTGCCGCAGACGCTGACCGGGGCGTTCACCAGGGTCCCCGGAGTGCTCCCGGTCGTGCCAGTGCTGCCGGTGCCCGGGGTCGATCCGCAGTTGCTGGTGGAGTTGCCCAGGACGCCGGCGGAGGTGCCGCAGACGCCGACCGGAGCGTTCACGAGTGAACCAGTCGAACTGCCCGGTCGGGTGCCGGAAGAGCTCGAGGCGGAGTGCCCGAGCACACCCACCGAGGTGCCGCTGACCACGATCGGAGCGGAGACTACCGGTGAGTGGGAGCTGGGCGCGTTGCCCGACGGGGTCGCTGACCCGGCGGGGGCCGAGCATGCTGACGAGGCAGAACCGATGGCGTTACCGCAGATCGTGATCGGGGCCGCGATCAGCGACGTGCCGGAGTGGGATACCGGGGCTGCGCAAGCGGAGTGGGCCCGCCCCAGGACGCCGACCGAATTGCCGCAAACCGTGACCGGTGCATCGACCAGGCTTCCGGACCCCTTTCCGGTGCTGGTCGCCGCGACCGCAGGGCGTCCGGCGGACGTGCTGCTGGTGGACCGGCCGAGCACGGCAATCGATGTGCCGGTGACGGTGACCGGAGCCGAGACCGCCGGCCGGCGTGCCGGCGCTGGTGCCGACCGAACCGTCACAGGCGTGGTGGATTTCGACGTTCCGAGTACCGCGACCGAGGTCCCGGACACGTTCACCGGAGCCGAGACCAACGGTTTGGCAGCGGCCCTTGCCACTGCCTTCGGTGAGCCCGACGGCGCGGCCACCGTGACCTGCGACTTGGACGATCCAATGATGCTGATGCTCGTCCCGGAGACGTTGACCGGTGCCGAGACCGCGGTCCTGACGACGCCCGAGAGGATTCCATGGGGCTGTGGGGTAGGTGATCCGGGTGCTTCTGCGGACGCGATACCCGCGCCGATGGCGAAGATTCCGCCGCTGAGAACTGCGGTGAGCAGTCCTCTCCTGAGCCAGGTGTTCATGAGTATTTCTCCCTGATGGAGTGCCGAATGGTCCTGGCGGCGTCCGGGAACGGAGGCCGCAACGCCGCACCGGGTCGATCCACCCACCGAGGTGACTGGACAGACCTGTGACTGCGGGGACCACTAGTACTACAGTCGAACTTAAGGTTGGTGTCCTCGGGCCCGGTAGTGGCAGTGGCGGGCGCGTTGTTGATGCCGCCGTCGCCAGGTTGATCGGGTCAGGGTGGCGTCGGGGTCGGGTGGGTCGGTCCAGATCAATTGGATCAGCAGTCGGCGTATTTCCGGGACGCTCAGGGCGTGTCTTCCAATAGTCGGTTCCAGACGATGCACGCCGAAAGCACCACTGCCGCGCGGTAGGTGATGGCGAGCTTGTCGTAGCGGGTGGCCAGCCCCCGCCATTGCTTGATCAGAGCGAAGGAACGCTCGACAACGTTGCGTTCCCGGTACATCTGGCGGTCCAGCGCAGGTGGACGGCCACCCTTGCTGCCCTTACGTTTGCGGGCGGCGATCTGGTCGCTCTTGAGCGGAATGACCACCTTGATCCCGCGGCGCTGCAGCATCCTGCGGGTGATCCCGGCGGCGTAGGCCTTGTCCGCCAGGACGGCATCGGGTCGGGTCCGTGGTCGCCCCCGACCTCGGCGCGGAACCCGGATGTCGGCCAGTACCTGTTCCAGGACGGCACCGTCGTTGCGTTGCCCACCGGTGATGACGATCGCCAGTGGCCGGCCCTTGCCATCGACCGCGTGGTGGATCTTCGTGGTCAACCCGCCCCGGGACCTGCCAATGCCGTGACCTGCAGGTTCAGCATCGACCAGTGGCAGATTCTTGTAGTTCGATACTGCCCCCTGTGTCCTGCTCGGGCCGTGTCGTGTTTGTGCTGGTGGGCGCGGTTGATGGTGGCATCCACCGACACGGTCCAGTCGATCTGACCGGCAGCGTCAGCGTCGGTCAACAACGCCGCGAGCACCCGGTCCCAGGTGCCGTCTCCGGCGTACCGGCGGTGCCGCTTCCACACGGTCTGCCACGGTCCGAACACGTCCCGAGGCAAGTCCCGCCAGGGGATCCCGGCCCGGTACCGGTAGGCGAT is from Nakamurella sp. PAMC28650 and encodes:
- a CDS encoding type 1 glutamine amidotransferase domain-containing protein, whose translation is MSKVLFVVTGAQFWTLADGSHHPTGFWAEELVAPFRAFIGAGFEVVMATPGGVVPVVDQGSLAPQVNGGQENADAIAAELAAIEELRAPLELEKVDLADYVAVFYPGGHGPMEDLAVDPTSGRLLVEALASGHPLGIVCHAPAALLATEGADGSVFSGYRLTGFTNAEETQAGLADKAKWLLQDRLVALGADFREGAPWAEHIEVDRNLYTGQNPASSAALAAEMVKALQVA
- a CDS encoding IS5 family transposase (programmed frameshift); amino-acid sequence: MSSPSSRYRVFSDEQWQRIERLLPTNVGRRGHPFGEHRRVVEGIAYRYRAGIPWRDLPRDVFGPWQTVWKRHRRYAGDGTWDRVLAALLTDADAAGQIDWTVSVDATINRAHQHKHDTARAGHRAVSNYKNLPLVDAEPAGHGIGRSRGGLTTKIHHAVDGKGRPLAIVITGGQRNDGAVLEQVLADIRVPRRGRGRPRTRPDAVLADKAYAAGITRRMLQRRGIKVVIPLKSDQIAARKRKGSKGGRPPALDRQMYRERNVVERSFALIKQWRGLATRYDKLAITYRAAVVLSACIVWNRLLEDTP
- a CDS encoding TetR/AcrR family transcriptional regulator — its product is MTNDRLGEVLDATYECLTRYGVRRTTVEDIAAAAGMSRTAVYQYVRSKDDAFRRLAVRLHERALVLSREASVGDDPDRERPMGERIRGVLEAKMNLVVALAGDSPHTAELLDQKARLFGDICHQFSQDIHGLLVDLFDAAPVRGVTPVEAADICMALVIGLEGANHPAPLLSAGIGALLEAWNVVPRSGGLLAEAACAG